The proteins below are encoded in one region of Thermus caldifontis:
- a CDS encoding FeoA family protein, with protein sequence MLSLAQLSPGHRARILKVPPGQKRLLALGLRPGAVVEILLQAPLGDPLEVRAGETYLLLRRAEAKDILVETLLSNEPHGMPPVQPTR encoded by the coding sequence ATGCTTTCCCTAGCCCAGCTTTCCCCTGGCCACCGGGCCCGCATCCTTAAGGTTCCACCGGGACAAAAGCGGCTCCTCGCCTTGGGGTTAAGGCCAGGGGCTGTGGTAGAGATTCTCCTCCAGGCTCCTTTGGGGGATCCCCTCGAGGTCCGGGCTGGGGAAACCTATTTGCTTTTGCGTCGGGCAGAGGCCAAGGACATCCTCGTGGAAACCCTACTCTCCAACGAACCCCATGGAATGCCCCCGGTGCAACCCACCCGATAG
- the feoB gene encoding ferrous iron transport protein B: MECPRCNPPDSVTLKTPSTHERWALVGGPNTGKSSLINALAGSQLSVGNWAGTTLERLSAQLDLEATRVELVDLPGTYSLLATSPEEALVVRELLQNPPDLVLNVLDAGNLERSLVLTLELMELGLPMALVVNLLDEAEAKGLRINLEALEEVLGLPVAGTVASRGQVAGVLPKAKEARIPSPKVRYPEALEEAIHRLGPWIPNRALALLALMGEEGLPLSREALQALKEERKHLENAGHDPYLLALEARYATAREIYRRVAHRVETKAPLTERLDRLVLHPLLGLPLFLLALFATFRFTFTLSTPWVNLIGKVQEVLAGWAVALPLPSLFRSFLAEGLVAGVGTVLAFAPLLFLLYLALAFLELSGFLARMAFVADRAMQWAGLPGKAFIPLVLGFGCNVPAVYATRTLTHPLDRLRTALAIPFMACGARLPVFTLFAFVFFPQQAPLVVLGLYLLGLLTGLFTALLLGKVLRAERGEGAMELPPYRFPPWRLLLRLAWARTQSFLQGAGGPILMAVLVVWALLHLPFLGGSPYAFLAKALTPLFHPLGLEDWRLVGALIPGFIAKEVVVGTLGVSFLGTEGLSPLGLVAGVRELLGALLSTLTGTFQSLGALFLPLNLDLAPEPTPLQAALKEAVSPSGALAYLVFVLLYTPCVATLAALRQVVGGKVALAAVVYQLSVAYGLAFLTSRLLP; encoded by the coding sequence ATGGAATGCCCCCGGTGCAACCCACCCGATAGCGTCACCCTAAAGACTCCATCCACCCATGAACGCTGGGCCTTGGTGGGTGGGCCCAACACCGGAAAATCCTCCCTCATCAACGCCCTGGCGGGAAGCCAGCTCTCGGTGGGCAACTGGGCGGGGACCACCCTCGAACGCCTTTCTGCCCAGTTGGACCTGGAAGCCACGCGGGTGGAGCTGGTGGACCTACCCGGCACCTACAGCCTTCTGGCCACCTCCCCGGAAGAAGCCCTGGTGGTGCGGGAACTCCTCCAGAACCCCCCCGACCTGGTCCTCAACGTTTTGGATGCGGGCAACCTGGAAAGGAGCCTGGTCCTCACCCTGGAGCTCATGGAGCTGGGCCTCCCTATGGCCCTGGTGGTCAACCTCCTGGACGAGGCGGAGGCCAAAGGGCTACGGATCAACCTCGAGGCCCTGGAGGAGGTCCTGGGCCTGCCCGTGGCCGGCACCGTTGCCAGCCGGGGCCAAGTGGCGGGCGTTTTGCCCAAGGCGAAGGAGGCGCGTATTCCCAGCCCCAAGGTGCGGTATCCCGAGGCTCTGGAGGAAGCCATCCACCGCTTGGGCCCGTGGATTCCCAACCGGGCCCTGGCCCTGCTGGCCCTTATGGGGGAGGAGGGCCTTCCCCTATCCCGGGAGGCGCTACAGGCCCTCAAGGAGGAGCGAAAGCACCTGGAGAATGCCGGCCATGACCCCTATCTCCTGGCCCTCGAGGCCCGTTACGCCACGGCGCGGGAGATTTACCGCCGTGTTGCCCATCGGGTGGAAACCAAGGCACCCCTCACCGAGAGGCTGGACCGCCTGGTCCTCCACCCCCTTTTAGGCCTACCCCTTTTCCTCCTGGCCCTCTTCGCTACCTTCCGCTTCACCTTTACCCTCTCCACCCCATGGGTGAACCTGATCGGCAAAGTCCAGGAGGTCCTCGCAGGATGGGCGGTAGCCCTTCCCCTCCCCTCTCTGTTTCGATCCTTCTTGGCGGAAGGATTGGTGGCCGGAGTGGGCACGGTCTTGGCCTTTGCTCCCCTGCTCTTCCTCCTCTACCTGGCCTTGGCCTTCTTGGAGCTCTCCGGCTTCCTGGCCCGTATGGCCTTTGTGGCCGACCGGGCCATGCAGTGGGCGGGACTTCCGGGCAAGGCCTTCATCCCTCTGGTACTGGGCTTTGGCTGCAATGTTCCCGCCGTCTACGCCACCCGTACCCTCACCCATCCCCTGGACCGCCTCAGAACCGCCTTGGCCATCCCCTTCATGGCCTGCGGGGCTCGGCTTCCCGTCTTCACCCTTTTCGCCTTCGTCTTCTTTCCCCAACAAGCGCCCCTGGTGGTCCTAGGGCTTTACCTCCTGGGGTTGCTTACGGGCTTGTTCACCGCCCTGCTTCTGGGTAAGGTACTGCGAGCCGAACGAGGGGAAGGCGCCATGGAGCTTCCCCCTTACCGCTTCCCTCCTTGGCGGCTTCTCCTGCGCCTGGCCTGGGCCCGGACCCAGAGCTTTCTGCAAGGAGCAGGAGGACCTATCCTGATGGCGGTCTTGGTTGTTTGGGCCCTTCTCCACCTGCCGTTCTTGGGGGGAAGCCCCTATGCCTTCTTGGCCAAGGCCCTGACTCCCCTGTTTCATCCCTTGGGCCTCGAGGACTGGCGGCTGGTAGGAGCCCTGATCCCCGGGTTCATCGCCAAGGAAGTGGTGGTGGGAACCCTAGGGGTCAGCTTCCTGGGAACGGAAGGCCTCAGCCCTCTAGGGTTGGTTGCGGGGGTAAGAGAGCTTCTGGGAGCCCTCCTTTCCACCCTAACCGGCACGTTCCAAAGCTTGGGGGCGCTCTTCCTCCCCTTAAACCTAGACCTCGCCCCCGAGCCCACTCCTCTTCAGGCAGCCCTCAAGGAGGCAGTTTCCCCTTCTGGGGCCTTGGCGTATCTGGTCTTTGTCCTCCTCTACACCCCTTGCGTGGCCACCTTGGCCGCGCTCCGACAGGTGGTTGGCGGAAAAGTAGCCCTGGCCGCCGTGGTGTACCAGCTTTCCGTGGCCTATGGGTTGGCCTTCCTCACCAGCAGGTTACTGCCATGA
- a CDS encoding indolepyruvate ferredoxin oxidoreductase subunit alpha — protein MPHVICEPCVGVKDRSCQEVCPVECIYDAGEQLYIHPDECIDCGACVPACPVNAIYPEEDVPEQWREYIEKNRSWAKTLPNVHVLE, from the coding sequence ATGCCCCACGTGATCTGTGAGCCCTGCGTCGGTGTAAAGGACCGGTCCTGCCAGGAGGTCTGCCCCGTGGAGTGCATTTACGACGCCGGGGAGCAGCTTTACATCCATCCTGACGAGTGCATCGACTGCGGGGCCTGTGTGCCCGCTTGCCCGGTGAACGCCATCTACCCCGAGGAGGACGTGCCCGAGCAGTGGAGGGAGTATATAGAAAAGAATCGGAGTTGGGCCAAAACCCTGCCTAACGTACACGTGTTGGAGTAA